The genomic region CGCCGCGTCAGACCGTCCCGAGTGCGTGGGATGTCGTCAACGTACCGCGCCCGGCCCACAGCGCGCCGGGCCGACCTGGCCATCGGGCATCGGGCATCGGGAACTCGGGCAAGCGGGAACTCGGGAAACGGGCCGAAGGGAACTGGATCGAACCAGTAGGCGATCCGTACCCACATCCCCGGTACTCACAGGTGATTCATAGCTTCAACGTTCGGTGCGGCCGCGACCGAAATCCAATGGTTCGCTAAGTATTTTCACAGGATCCGACCAGTGAACCTTTAGGATCTTCCGGCAAAGTTCGGACCGCCCCAACCGAACTCTCGCGGGCGTTGCCCGCCGGAAACCCAAAAAGACAACGGAATTTCAACCTCTGCATGCCTTCCGGTGGCCACACCCCGGATCGCGGGTCATCCTGGAGGGTTCTTGTCGTCCTTGTCGGCAGACGAAACGGCGCCGCAGCAGAGCATCGAGCCGCCGGAGTCGTCCCATCGTAGAACACGACGGAGTGCCCGCCACCCGTCGTCCGCCGGGCGGCGGGTGCGGATTCCCCGGGGCCGTGCCGGCGTCGTCGTGATTGCCGCCGTCGTCGTCGTCGCCGTCGGCGGCGGCCTGCTCGGTTGGGCCCTGAGCGGGGATGCGGGCACGCCGGCCTCGTCCAGGCTCGTCGCGGCGAGCGTCGGGCAGATCCGCCAGACCGTGAGTGCGACCGGCACCCTCGAACCGACCCGGCAGGCCAACCTCTCGTTCGCCGTGTCCGGCGAGGTCACCGCGGTCAAGGTCGCCGTGGGCGACAAGGTGCAGGTCGGGCAGACCCTCGCCACCATCGACTCGGCGGCGCTCGCCACCACGGCCGCCCAGGCACGGGCGACGGTGGCGAACGACCAGGCGAAGGTCGCCTCCGACCAGGCGTCGGGGGTAACTGGCGCGCAGCTCACGGCCGACGAGGCCACGCTGACCTCGGCGCAGGACGCGGCGGGCGCGGCGCAGCGCAACCTCGCCGCGAGCGCGATGACGTCGCCGATCGCCGGGACGGTCGCCGTGGTCAACCTCACCGTCGGCCAGCAGCTCGCCGGCGGGTCGGGCAGCGGATCCGCCGGCGGGTCCGGCTCGGGCGGTGGCTCCGGCTCCGGCTCGGGCGGTGGCTCGGGTTCGGGCGGCCTGGGCGGGAACGGCGGCGGGTCCGGCTCGGGCGCGTCGTCCTCGCTGACGTCGTCGTCGTCCTCGGCGTCCGGTGCCCAGATCGTCGTGGTCGGCACGGACTCCTACCTGGTCAACGCGACCGTCGACGACACGGCGATCGGCCAGCTCAAGACCGGCGACCAGGCCGTCATCACCCCGACCGGCTCGACCGGCGCCACGACCGTCGCCGCCCGGGCGGGCCGCTCGGGCGGGATCGCCGGCTCGGGCGGAGCAGCCGGCTCGGGCGGGACGGGTGGGACGGGTGGCACGGGTGCGGGTCTGTCGGGCGCCGGCGGGTCGGGGACGATCTACGGCACCGTGGGCACGATCGGCCTCATCGCGACCAGCACCTCCGGGCTCGCCAGCTACCCGGTGACCATCAACGTCACGGGCACCCCGACCGGTCTGCACCCGGGCGCCGGCGCCGACGTCTCGATCATCGTCCGGCAGCTCTCCGACGTCCTGACCGTCCCCAGTCAGGCGCTGCACACCTCGGGGTCGCAGACCGTCGTCTATCGGATGCGCGGCGGCCGTCAGGTCTCCACGGTGGTGACCACCGGCGCCACCTCGGGGGCGCAGACCCAGATCACCTCCGGGCTCGTCGCCGGTGACCAGGTCGTCGTCCCGGTCGTCGGCGGCTCGACCACCCGGGCCCGGACGGGCGGTACCGGCGGTGGGTTCGGCGGTGGCGCGGGCGGCGGGTTCCGAGGCGGTGGTTTCGGCGGCGGCACCGGCTTCGGCGGCGGCACCGGCACCGGCTTCGGCGGCGGCGGCTTCGGTGGGCGGGCCACCGGATGACCCCGACCGACTCCTCATCCACCGACTCCACGTCGCAGGAATCCGGGGCGCAGGAATCCGGGGCGCACGAATTCGGAGCGCACGAATTCGGGGCGAGCGCCGCCGTCATCGAGCTGACGGACGTCCGCAAGACCTACCGGTCGGGGCTGTTCGAGGTGGCGGCCCTGCGCGGGGTCAGCCTGTCCATCCAGGAAGGTGAATATGTGGCGATCACGGGCCCGTCCGGGTCCGGAAAGTCGACGCTGATGCACATCCTCGGCTGCCTCGACGTCCCGACGTCGGGCCTGTATCGGCTGGCCGGCGACGATGTCGGCGGCATGTCGG from Frankia alni ACN14a harbors:
- a CDS encoding efflux RND transporter periplasmic adaptor subunit, coding for MRIPRGRAGVVVIAAVVVVAVGGGLLGWALSGDAGTPASSRLVAASVGQIRQTVSATGTLEPTRQANLSFAVSGEVTAVKVAVGDKVQVGQTLATIDSAALATTAAQARATVANDQAKVASDQASGVTGAQLTADEATLTSAQDAAGAAQRNLAASAMTSPIAGTVAVVNLTVGQQLAGGSGSGSAGGSGSGGGSGSGSGGGSGSGGLGGNGGGSGSGASSSLTSSSSSASGAQIVVVGTDSYLVNATVDDTAIGQLKTGDQAVITPTGSTGATTVAARAGRSGGIAGSGGAAGSGGTGGTGGTGAGLSGAGGSGTIYGTVGTIGLIATSTSGLASYPVTINVTGTPTGLHPGAGADVSIIVRQLSDVLTVPSQALHTSGSQTVVYRMRGGRQVSTVVTTGATSGAQTQITSGLVAGDQVVVPVVGGSTTRARTGGTGGGFGGGAGGGFRGGGFGGGTGFGGGTGTGFGGGGFGGRATG